From the genome of Adlercreutzia equolifaciens DSM 19450:
TCCTCGTAGATCTGCGGGGAGATGGTGGCACCCAGCTCGGAATCGCGAGCCGGAATCTCCATGAGCCACATGCCGTCGGAAGCGATGGCCCACATCTGCGTGACCTTCGCGTTGTCGGCAGCCACTTCCACGATGGCGGCGATCTCGCGCTCGGTGACGTTGATTTCCAGCGTATCGGGGAAAATGCGGTTCACGGACACGTCGGCGACCCAGGCGTCGCGGTCGACGCTGTTGGCCACCGAGGAGGTGTCCACGTTCAGAAGCGTCGTGCCCTGGGGCACGGCAGCGAGAATGGCCATCTCGTCGTTGGTGAGGTGGTCGGCACCGTTCACCTTCACCGACGTGATGGCGAAGGCCCCGCCGAAATAGAGGGCCGCGTAGGCGATGCCCAGCACGCAGGCGAGCACGAGCGCCACGATTGCGGCCTTGAAGGCTCCGGAGCGCTTCGGTCGCGCGATGGCCCTAGCCGCCGGCGCGCGTCGGTCGCCGCGCGACGCGGGCAAATCCCCCAGGCGCACCGACGTGGTCACCGTGCGGGGCGCGGGACGGGCGCCCGAGGCGCGGCCGCCGGCAGCGCGGCCGACCGTCGCGGGGCTTGCCGCGCTGCGGCCCGAGCGCGAGGCCGGGCGCGACGATGGGGCCTGGCGGGAGGAGGCCGGGCGCACCGGCGCCGCCGCAGGGCGCCGCGATGGCGAGACGCCGCCGCGCGCGCTCCCGCGCGAGGTGGTCCCCCGGGGCACCGAAACATTACGATTGCCGGATCTTCTAACCACGGCGACCATCCTCGCCGTGTTCCTCGCTCGCAAAGGCTACTCGGCCCTCGCCGGCGCTGACGCGCCTGCGTTCGCCAGCAAGCGTGCCGTCGACGCCGCCCGCAAAGACAGCATTCGCCTCGGACTGAACGGCGCGCCCGCGTTCGCCGATGCGCACGCCGTCTACGTCCGCATCGGCGCTTGCATCGGCAGACACGTCGCCAGCACCACGTGCAGCAGCCGGAAAATCTTCCTCAAACCCCAGCAGGCGCACCTCGGGCGCCAGCTCGATACCGGCACTCGCGAGCACCGCCGCGCGCACCCGCTCCATGAGCGCGCGCACGTCGGCGGCCGAAGCACCGCCGCAGTTCACGATGAAGTTGCCGTGCACATCGGACACGCGGGCGCCCCCCACCTCGGCGCCCTTGCATCCCGCCGCCTCGATGAGACGGCCGGCCGAGGCTCCCTCGGGGTTCTTGAACACGCTGCCGCAGGTGGGTTCGGAAAGCGGCTGGCAGCCCTTGCGCCGGGCGAGGTTGCCCTCCATCTTGTCGCGCACCCGATAGGGATCGGCGGCCTCGGCGGCCAGCTCGCATTCCAGAATCACCTCGTCCGCCGCAAAGGAGCTCACGCGATAGCCCCATGCGATCTCGTCGCCGCGGCGCCGGACCAGGCCGCGGCCCGGCCGGTAGGTGGTGACGGAAACGACGCGCTGCCCTATCCACTCGTCGGCTGTGCCGGCGTTCATGCGCAGGGCGCCGCCTATGGTGCCCGGGGTGCCCACGGCGAACTCGAAGCCGCCGATGGCGCGCTTGAAGGCCTCCTGCACCACCGAGGAGAGCGAGGCGCCGGCGCCCACGACGAAGCGATCCCCATCGAAGCGCAGGGTGCGGAAATCACGTCCGAGGGCGATGGCCACGCCGGGGAAGCCCCCGTCGGCCACGAGCACGTTGGAGCCGCGGCCGAGCACGACCCAAGGCGTGCCCTCGGCCGCGCACACATCGACCAGCCCCGTGAGCGCCCCCACGGAATTCGCGCGCACGAAAAAGCGCGCCGGGCCTCCGATGCGGTAGGTGGTGTGGCGACTTAAGGGCTCGTGGGCGTAGACGTCGCCGTCGAAGCGGTCGTCCACGAGCAGCGATTGCACGGGCGAGGCGTGGCGGGCCATGGGACTCCCTTAGCGGCCCAGCTCGTCCACGAGCTGCGGCGCGATGGCGGTCACATCTCCGGCGCCCATAGTAATGACAAGGTCGCCGGGCTCGGCCACTTCCAGCATATGGGGCACCACGTCGATGCGCCGGGGCACGAAGACGGCATGGGGATGGCCGTGATCAGTGACGACGTTCAAGAAGGTCTTGCCGGTAACGCCCGGCACCGGTGCCTCGCCGGCGGAGTACACGTCCATGAAGGTGACGGTGTCCGCCTCGTCGAAGGCGCTGCCGAACTCGTCGCGCATAATGTCGGTGAACAGGGCAACGCGGGAATAGCGGTGCGGCTGGAACAGCACGTGCACACGGTTGAAATCCAGGGCCTTGGCCGCCTTGATGGTGGCGGCGATCTCCGTGGGATGATGGGCGTAGTCGTCCACCACGGTCACTCCCCCGGCCTCGCCGATAAGGTCGAAGCGGCGGCGAACGCCGGCGAACTCCTGCAGCTTCTCGGCCGCCAGATCGACATCGAGGCCCAGAAGCGAGATGAGCGTCAGCACCGCGGCGCCGTTGGAGACGTTGTGCAGCCCCGGGTTCTGCTTGATGCGGCTGGCCACCACGCGCCCGTCGGGCAACCGCAGGGTGAAGCGGGTGCCCACGCCCTGAGCCTCCGTGGCCAGGATACGAGCGTCGCAATCCTCGGAAAAGCCGTAGGTGGTCACCGCACGACCGGTGCCGCGGGCCACCTCCGCCAACTTCGGATCATCGCCGCACACGACGATGGGGCCGTCTTCGCGCACTCCGGAAAGGAAGGCCGCGAACTGGGCGTAAATCTCGTCGAGCCCCTCATAGTGGTCCAGGTGATCCGCCTCGATGTTCGTGACGATGGCCGCCGCCGGGGAGAGGTAGGTGAAGGACTTGTCGGACTCGTCGGCCTCCACCACATAAGAGCGCCCCCGACCGGAATGGGCGTTGGTGCCATAGGCCCGCACAATGCCGCCGATGAGGAAGGTGGGATCGTAGCCCATGGCATCCAACGTGCTGGCGAGCATGGAAGAGGTCGTCGTCTTCCCATGGGTGCCCGCCACGGCCAGCGTGTCCAGATCGCGCCCGAGGCGGGCGAGCATCTGGGCGCGGTGCACGATGGGAAGGTTGCGCCGGCGAGCCTCGATGAGCTCGGGGTTGTTCTCCAGGATGGCCGTGGAGACGACCACCGTCGCATCGCCGTCGGGGATGTTCGCGCCGTCCTGGCCGATGAACACCGTGACGCCCGCATCGCGCAGCTGCTTGGTGTAGCGGCTCTCCTTGATGTCCGAGCCCGACACGGCCATGCCCTGGTCGTGGGCGACCCGGGCGATGCCGCTCATGCCGACGCCGCCGACCCCGATAAAGTGAAGCTGCTCTTGTTCGCTATTCACGTCGCCTCGCCTTTCGTCCTCGTTGCAATCCCGCTATTGTAAAGCATCAGCGCGCCGTGGCGACGCCGACCACAACATCTGCCAAGGCGGCCGCCGCCTCGCCGGTCTTCTGGGCCCGGGCCGCCGCGACCATGCCCTCGCGCACCGACGCGTCGTCGATGAGCGCGAAGAGCTTGGCTTTGAACTCGTCGCTTCCCAGCTCGTCGTCGGGCATCATGAACGCGGCGCCCGATTCCACCCACGCGCGGGCGTTGGTGGTCTGATGGTCGGCCGTGGCGAAGGGATAGGGCACGAGCAGCGCCGGAATGGCCAGCGCGGAAATCTCCGCGAGCGAGGTGGCCCCGGCGCGCGACACGATGGCGTCGGCCGCGGCCAAAGTCTCCCCCATGCGATCCTGGTAGCCCAGAAGGTGCCAGCGGCGCGCCTCGTCATCCGTGAGCGCCAGCGCCTCGGTCACCGCATCCAGCTCCTTGGGGCCCGTGATGTGCACGATGTGCAGGTTCGGGCGCGCGAGCAGCTCGTCTTTCAGGGCGACAACGGCCTCGTTGATGTGGCGCGCGCCCAACGAGCCGCCGAAGACGAGCAGCATGAAATCATCCTCGGTAAGGTCGAACATCGCCCGGCCCGCGGCGCGATCGGCCTCGATGACCGAACGGCGCACGGGATTGCCCGTCACGGTGACCGGCGCGGCCGCGCCCAGGCTCTCCGCCGAGCACTCGTAGGTCACGCAGACGGCGTCGGCCCGCCGGGCCAGATACTTGTTTGCCATACCCGCCACGGAATTCTGCTCGTGCAGCACCACGGGCACGCCGGTCTTCTCGGCCGCTCGGGCCACGGGAATGCACACGTACCCGCCGAAGCCCACGACGACGTCGGGCTTGATGTCGGCGAACCACTTTTTCGCCTTGCCCGTGGAGGCGGCGATCTTCGCCACGCCCTTCGCGAGGGAGGCCGGATGGGACCGGTCGAACCCTGAGGCCTCGAAGGCCGTGAACGGGATGCCGGCGGCAGGCACGAGGCGCGACTCCACCCCGCCGGGGGTGCCGGCGAAGCGCACGTCCCAGCCGCGGCTTACCAGCTCGTCGGCCAGGGCGAGGGCGGGGTTGATATGCCCGGCGGTGCCTCCGCCGGAAAGAACGGCCAACATGGGCTTACCTCCTGTAATTGGAACGGTTAGATGGGCGCGCGGAGCGGGATCGGGCCGAAGCATCGATGCGGCCGGATCCGCCGCGGCCCGAGGCGGCCGCGGAGCGCGAGCGCGAAGACTCCCCCGACCGCGCCCGGCCCGACGGCGCAGGGGGCGCCGACTCCCGGCGCACGAGCCGCAGATCGGCCCGGCGCTGCTCGTAAACGGACGGGGCGGCCGGCGCCGCGGACACGGAGAGCACGAGCCCCACCAAGATGAACGAGGCGATCATGGACGTGCCGCCCGACGAGATGAAGGGCAGCGGCTTTCCCGTCGTGGGAAACACGCCGATGACGCAGGCGATGTTCAGAAACGCCTGGAACACGAGCATCACCGTGGCACCGCCGGCGATCATGGCACCGATGTCGTCGGAGGCCCGCTCGGCGATGGCGAGCCCCGCGTACAGCACGCAGAAGAACAGCCCGATGACGAAGAGCGCCCCCACGAGCCCCAGCTCCTCGCCGATGACGGCGAAGATGAAGTCGCTCTCCGAGGCGAACAGGTACTGGAACTTCTCGTGGGAGTTGCCGAGCCCTACGCCGAAGATGCCTCCCTCGGCCAGCGCGTAGTAGGAGCGGATGATGTTGTAGCCGGTGCCGTAGCCGCCCTCCCCGTCGTTCCACGGATCCATGAACACGAGGCGGTCGGAACGGTAGCCGGTGCCGAAAATGGCCACGAGTCCGCCGAGCACGGCCACGCCCAAACAGGCGAAGATGACCCGGCGCGACACCCCGCCCATCCACATGACGGCGAGAATGCCCACGAAGCAGATGGCCGTGGTGCCCAAATCGGACTGGGTGCGGTACATGAGCGCGATGGGGGCGATGATGAAGATGAGCGCGCGCACCATGGTGGCGCGGCTCTCCACGAGCCCCGCCCGCCAATCGACGACGAGACGCACCGCCACCAGAATAAAGGCGATCTTGCAGAACTCCGAGGGCTGTAGCCCAATGGGCCCGATATAGAGCCAGCGCTGGGCGCCGTAATGGTCGGTGCCGGCGAGCCACACGGCGAAGATGAGCGCCACGGCCACGGCCCACACGGCCCACACAATCGGCCCCACCCAGAAGCGGTAGGGCACGACCTTCCACAAGAAGAGGGCGCAAGCCGCGCCAAAAACCACATACAGGAGCTGGTCGGTGAAGAAGTCCGTCGCCGGCTTGCCGGCATCCAGCGCCTTGACCATGGAGGCGGAGTACACCATGACGAGCCCCACCAGCACGAGCGCCAGCACGCACAGAAGCAGCAGAACGCGAGGCCCCTGACTGGAGGGGCCCGCGGACGTCTCGCTATGTCGGGAGGAACGGCTCAAAGGCCTAGGCCTTCCCGGCCCGGTCGGCCACGAGGCGCTTGAACACGTCGCCCCGCTCCTCGAAGCAGCTAAACTCGTCGAAGGAGGCGCAGGCCGGCGAGAGCACGACCACGTCCCCGTCCTCGGCGATGGAGAGGGCCGCGTCCAGCGCCTCCTCCATCGTGCCGGCGGAGAGCACCGGGGAGACCGCCGAGTCCGCGAAAGCCGCTAGGAACCGCTCGCGCGCCTCGCCGAAGCAGACCACGGCCCGGGCGTTCTCTTCGCAGGCCGCCACGAGCGGGGCCAAATCGGTGCCCTTGTCGCGGCCGCCGAGCAGCACGATGGGGCGCGTCGGCAGAAAGGCGGTGAGCGCCACCAGCGTGGCGTCCACGTTGGTGGCCTTCGAGTCGTTGTAGCAGGCCACGCCGTCCACGAGCCCCGCCGGCTCGATGCGGTGCTCCAGGGGGCGGAAGGTGAGCAGGCCCTCGCCCACCGCCGTGTCCGTGGCGCCCAGCACGAGCGCGCATGCGGCGGCGGCCAGGGCGTTCTGTTGGTTATGGCCGCCCTTGATCTGCAGATCGTCCACGAAGACGAGATCGGAGACGTGGCCGTCCCACGCCACGACGAGCTGACCGCCGGCGCCGCGGAAGGCAGCGGCATCAGCGCCGCAGGTGGCGCGCATGTCGGCGCCGAGACCGGCAGCGCCCCCGATGGGGATGTAGCGGAAGGGAACGCCGCCTCGGGCCCGCAGCTCGCGGATCTTCGCGCGCACGGCGTCGTCGCAGGCATCGAGCACGGCCACACCGCCGCTGGCGCCCAGATTGGCGAGCACCTTCCACTTGGCCGCGGCGTAGGCCTCAAGACTGCCGTGCCAGGACAGGTGGTCCGGCGTGATGTTGAGCACCACGGCCACATCCGGCGCGAACAAGCGCGTCGAGGCCAGCTGATAGCTGGAGGTCTCCGCCACGTACACGTCGGTGTTCCCGGCGGCCACCGCATCGATGCAAGTCTCGCCGATGTTGCCCACGGCGGCCGCGTTCGCGCCCGCCTCCCGCAGCAAATGGCAGGTGAGCGCCGTCGTAGTGGTCTTGCCGTTGGTGCCGGTGATGGCGACCCACTTCGAGGAAGCGTCGCTCTCGCGCCAGGCGAATTCCACCTCGCTGATCACCTCGGCGGAGGCCGCAGCGGCGCTCCGATAGAACGGAGAATTCTCGGAAATGCCGGGGCTCGCGATACACAGATCGTAGGCGCCCTCGATGGTCTCGTGATCGAAGAGCACCACGGCCCCGCGCTCGCGGGCGCCCTCGGCCCAGGCCAGCGCTGCCTCGCCCGGCGCGCCGGCGGCCACGGCCAGCGCCTCCACGCGGCTGCCCAGCACATCCAGGCAGTACTCCGCCGCCGCCGTGCCCGACTTTCCCAGCCCTAAGATAAGCACGCGCCCGAGGAACTTCGGGGCGTGTTTCTTGCCTGCGATCATCTCCACGTTTTCCATGCCTTCCACCGTCATAGCCCTTACGCCCCCAACGTCGTCGCGAAGTACAGCACAAAGCCGCAGGCGGCCAGCATGCCCGAAACAATCCAGAAGCGCACGACCACCTTCGTCTCCGACCAGCCCTTCTTCTCGAAGTGATGGTGCAGAGGCGCCATGAGGAAGATGCGCTTCTTGGTCTTCTTGTAGTAGAACACCTGGATCATGACCGAGAGGGCCTCGGCCACGAACAGACCGCCGATGATGATGACGACGAACTCCGTCTTGGTCACCACGGCAAGGCACCCCAGCGCCATGCCGAGGGCGAGCGAGCCGGTGTCCCCCATGAAGATGTCGGCCGGGTGCGAGTTGAACCAGAGGAACCCGATGCAGGCGCCGGCGAGCGCCCCGGCGAACAGGGCCGGCTCCAGCACGCCCGCGCGGAAGGCGATGGCGGCCATGACGAGCATGACCACCATGACCGTGCCCGCGGCCAAACCGTCAAGCCCGTCGGTGAGGTTCACGGCGTTGCAGAGCCCCACGAGCAGGATGAGACAGTAGATGAGGTAGAGCCAGGGGATGGCGATGCCGTCGCCCACGGGCACCACCGTGGTGAGCACGCCCAAATCGAGGGTGGCCACAAACGGGATCTCCACGGTGGGCTTGATGTCGAGCAGGTTCACCGCCACCAGCACGAAAACGGCGGCAATGAGAAACTGGCCGATCAGCTTCGCCTTGGGCGTGAGCCCGAGCGATCGCTCGTGGGCCACCTTCGAGGCGTCATCGATGAGCCCGAGGATACCGGTGGCCACCGTGGCGCCGAGCAGAAGCCACAGCTCCGCGGTAGGGGCGCCCACCGAGGCAAGCAGGGTGAAGACGATGACGGCGATGAGCATGATGACGCCGCCCATAGTGGGGGTTCCCTGCTTCACCAGATGGCTCTGGGGGCCGTCGGCGCGCACCTGCTGGCCGATGTGGCTCGTCTTCAAAAAGCGGATCCAGGCGGGCATGAGCACCATGGTGATCACCATGGCGATGGCCACGCCGAGGAAGATCATGAACGTGGGGTAGGCGGAGAACAGAGAGAACATCAGTTGACCAATCCTTCGACGATACGGGTAAGGCCCATGAAGTGCGAGGCCTTCACGAGCACGGCGTCGCCCGGCTCGAGCAGCGCGTCCAGCTCCTCCAGCACGTCGGCGACGGTGTCGGCGCGGCTGATGCGCGCCGCGTCCATGC
Proteins encoded in this window:
- a CDS encoding cell division protein FtsQ/DivIB — translated: MVRRSGNRNVSVPRGTTSRGSARGGVSPSRRPAAAPVRPASSRQAPSSRPASRSGRSAASPATVGRAAGGRASGARPAPRTVTTSVRLGDLPASRGDRRAPAARAIARPKRSGAFKAAIVALVLACVLGIAYAALYFGGAFAITSVKVNGADHLTNDEMAILAAVPQGTTLLNVDTSSVANSVDRDAWVADVSVNRIFPDTLEINVTEREIAAIVEVAADNAKVTQMWAIASDGMWLMEIPARDSELGATISPQIYEDADRVLHITGVPFGLTPEVGTYCADGNVNNALAILDGLSTELADQVKTVTATDAASTCLTLDNGIEIAFGTAEDIRDKERIVLQIMADNPGKVSYINVRVPDRPTWRAV
- the murB gene encoding UDP-N-acetylmuramate dehydrogenase, whose protein sequence is MARHASPVQSLLVDDRFDGDVYAHEPLSRHTTYRIGGPARFFVRANSVGALTGLVDVCAAEGTPWVVLGRGSNVLVADGGFPGVAIALGRDFRTLRFDGDRFVVGAGASLSSVVQEAFKRAIGGFEFAVGTPGTIGGALRMNAGTADEWIGQRVVSVTTYRPGRGLVRRRGDEIAWGYRVSSFAADEVILECELAAEAADPYRVRDKMEGNLARRKGCQPLSEPTCGSVFKNPEGASAGRLIEAAGCKGAEVGGARVSDVHGNFIVNCGGASAADVRALMERVRAAVLASAGIELAPEVRLLGFEEDFPAAARGAGDVSADASADADVDGVRIGERGRAVQSEANAVFAGGVDGTLAGERRRVSAGEGRVAFASEEHGEDGRRG
- the murC gene encoding UDP-N-acetylmuramate--L-alanine ligase; the protein is MNSEQEQLHFIGVGGVGMSGIARVAHDQGMAVSGSDIKESRYTKQLRDAGVTVFIGQDGANIPDGDATVVVSTAILENNPELIEARRRNLPIVHRAQMLARLGRDLDTLAVAGTHGKTTTSSMLASTLDAMGYDPTFLIGGIVRAYGTNAHSGRGRSYVVEADESDKSFTYLSPAAAIVTNIEADHLDHYEGLDEIYAQFAAFLSGVREDGPIVVCGDDPKLAEVARGTGRAVTTYGFSEDCDARILATEAQGVGTRFTLRLPDGRVVASRIKQNPGLHNVSNGAAVLTLISLLGLDVDLAAEKLQEFAGVRRRFDLIGEAGGVTVVDDYAHHPTEIAATIKAAKALDFNRVHVLFQPHRYSRVALFTDIMRDEFGSAFDEADTVTFMDVYSAGEAPVPGVTGKTFLNVVTDHGHPHAVFVPRRIDVVPHMLEVAEPGDLVITMGAGDVTAIAPQLVDELGR
- the murG gene encoding undecaprenyldiphospho-muramoylpentapeptide beta-N-acetylglucosaminyltransferase translates to MLAVLSGGGTAGHINPALALADELVSRGWDVRFAGTPGGVESRLVPAAGIPFTAFEASGFDRSHPASLAKGVAKIAASTGKAKKWFADIKPDVVVGFGGYVCIPVARAAEKTGVPVVLHEQNSVAGMANKYLARRADAVCVTYECSAESLGAAAPVTVTGNPVRRSVIEADRAAGRAMFDLTEDDFMLLVFGGSLGARHINEAVVALKDELLARPNLHIVHITGPKELDAVTEALALTDDEARRWHLLGYQDRMGETLAAADAIVSRAGATSLAEISALAIPALLVPYPFATADHQTTNARAWVESGAAFMMPDDELGSDEFKAKLFALIDDASVREGMVAAARAQKTGEAAAALADVVVGVATAR
- a CDS encoding FtsW/RodA/SpoVE family cell cycle protein, which produces MSRSSRHSETSAGPSSQGPRVLLLLCVLALVLVGLVMVYSASMVKALDAGKPATDFFTDQLLYVVFGAACALFLWKVVPYRFWVGPIVWAVWAVAVALIFAVWLAGTDHYGAQRWLYIGPIGLQPSEFCKIAFILVAVRLVVDWRAGLVESRATMVRALIFIIAPIALMYRTQSDLGTTAICFVGILAVMWMGGVSRRVIFACLGVAVLGGLVAIFGTGYRSDRLVFMDPWNDGEGGYGTGYNIIRSYYALAEGGIFGVGLGNSHEKFQYLFASESDFIFAVIGEELGLVGALFVIGLFFCVLYAGLAIAERASDDIGAMIAGGATVMLVFQAFLNIACVIGVFPTTGKPLPFISSGGTSMIASFILVGLVLSVSAAPAAPSVYEQRRADLRLVRRESAPPAPSGRARSGESSRSRSAAASGRGGSGRIDASARSRSARPSNRSNYRR
- the murD gene encoding UDP-N-acetylmuramoyl-L-alanine--D-glutamate ligase, with amino-acid sequence MTVEGMENVEMIAGKKHAPKFLGRVLILGLGKSGTAAAEYCLDVLGSRVEALAVAAGAPGEAALAWAEGARERGAVVLFDHETIEGAYDLCIASPGISENSPFYRSAAAASAEVISEVEFAWRESDASSKWVAITGTNGKTTTTALTCHLLREAGANAAAVGNIGETCIDAVAAGNTDVYVAETSSYQLASTRLFAPDVAVVLNITPDHLSWHGSLEAYAAAKWKVLANLGASGGVAVLDACDDAVRAKIRELRARGGVPFRYIPIGGAAGLGADMRATCGADAAAFRGAGGQLVVAWDGHVSDLVFVDDLQIKGGHNQQNALAAAACALVLGATDTAVGEGLLTFRPLEHRIEPAGLVDGVACYNDSKATNVDATLVALTAFLPTRPIVLLGGRDKGTDLAPLVAACEENARAVVCFGEARERFLAAFADSAVSPVLSAGTMEEALDAALSIAEDGDVVVLSPACASFDEFSCFEERGDVFKRLVADRAGKA
- the mraY gene encoding phospho-N-acetylmuramoyl-pentapeptide-transferase, producing MFSLFSAYPTFMIFLGVAIAMVITMVLMPAWIRFLKTSHIGQQVRADGPQSHLVKQGTPTMGGVIMLIAVIVFTLLASVGAPTAELWLLLGATVATGILGLIDDASKVAHERSLGLTPKAKLIGQFLIAAVFVLVAVNLLDIKPTVEIPFVATLDLGVLTTVVPVGDGIAIPWLYLIYCLILLVGLCNAVNLTDGLDGLAAGTVMVVMLVMAAIAFRAGVLEPALFAGALAGACIGFLWFNSHPADIFMGDTGSLALGMALGCLAVVTKTEFVVIIIGGLFVAEALSVMIQVFYYKKTKKRIFLMAPLHHHFEKKGWSETKVVVRFWIVSGMLAACGFVLYFATTLGA